GTAAAGGCAGCGATCAAGATGCAAAGAATACCGATGTTAATGCAGATGTCCGCCACGTTGAACACAGGGAAGCGGATCAGCCGAAAGTCGAGAAAATCCACGACTTCACCGGTGGCAAAGCGATCGATGCCATTCCCCAGCGCGCCCCCCAAAATAAACCCATAGCCCACCTGCTCCAGGCGATTGAGTCGGGGGCCGAGCCAGGCAAACACCATCAGACCAAGGCTGACCAGCAACGACAGCCAGCGCAGCCAGGTGCCGTTATCGCTAAAGAGACTAAACGCTGCCCCGGTGTTGGTGACAAAGGTGAAGTGAAAGACGCCCTCCCAGATGGGAATCGTTTCCCCCAACTCTAGGGCTTGCACTGTCCAGTACTTGGTGATTTGATCCGCCACCAAACCAATGAAGGCGATAATCCAAAACAGATGGTTTTTGAACGTCATGGGTTGGTCTGGCAATGCATGTCTGTGGGCTAGGTTTGGGTGTAACGGATCACGAGCGATCGCTCCATGGGAGACTCAGCGTTCCCGATCACCCTTGCTCATACTAGAGATAAATGGGGATCAATGGATCGCTCGGCGACGAATTGGGAGGCGATCGCCTTGGTCAAACAATTCCGATTGCTAGTCCGTGAGTCAACGATCTCAGTAGGGTGCTGTTAGGCATAGCCGTAACGCACCATCATGTAAAGCTTTGATGTGTTGCACAATCGCTCACAAACGCATACTCAACATC
The window above is part of the Candidatus Obscuribacterales bacterium genome. Proteins encoded here:
- the lspA gene encoding signal peptidase II codes for the protein MTFKNHLFWIIAFIGLVADQITKYWTVQALELGETIPIWEGVFHFTFVTNTGAAFSLFSDNGTWLRWLSLLVSLGLMVFAWLGPRLNRLEQVGYGFILGGALGNGIDRFATGEVVDFLDFRLIRFPVFNVADICINIGILCILIAAFTLPPDHPGDRRPS